The sequence below is a genomic window from Kosmotoga arenicorallina S304.
AGTCAGCACTGTTTTTGATGATTTTCCAGGAGAAAGCGAAAACTCTTCTTTTCCCCTTAAAGTTGTCCAGGACAGGAGTGAATTTTCGTAATTGATTCTTATCTCCGAGAGGGCAACACTTACATCTACAGGTTCTTTGCCTTTGTTTGTAACGCTTACAAGTTCTGTTTTAACGCTTCTTGGCTTCAGGTGAAGGCTGATGTCAGGTCTTTCAAAGAGTAGATACAGTTCTTTTGGTTCAGGAAGGCTGAATTGTTCGCGATCAATCTGGAAGGATTTGGTGACGATTCTCTGCCGGTCGCCGTAATTAACGTATAAATGTACTTTATACTTGCCCGTGGAGAGGATTTTTGAAATCTTTTCACTAAACACCACTCTTGCATCTGGTACAAGCCATGTTTGAGTAATCCCTCTACTGGATGATTGACCCGTTTCAAGGTGCACTTTTTCTACCGTACGGCCATCAGGACCTCTTATCGCAGCGTCCAGGCTGGCAAAATAGTCCAGTGGAGAGTTGTTGTGGAATTTTACTGTGAGCACAGGCTCTTTGTTTTCGTCGGGGATTATGTCGAAATCCTCTATTTCATAGGTTTGCCTTAACCCGGGGGCGGATACCCTGAGCACTATCAGAACGGCAAAACGCACCTTTATAGTTATTCCTGTAACTGCTCCTTCTTCTTCAGGTTCAACCATTATAACGGAAACATATGTGCCTCTCGCAGTATAGGGGACTTTTACTTCGACGGATATGTTAGCGGAATAATATGCCCTTAAAAACACTTCCTCTGGAAAGGCAAACCAATTCAACACAGAATCTCTGCTGTCTTCATATTCGACAAACTCGTGTTTTCCATCCTCACGCTGTGTGTATTTTAGAAGCGTTAGGCTGACTTTTTGATCGACCTCCGAAGAAATTTTAAGAGGTATCAAGATCTTTTCACCGGGACTGACCTCTTTTTCAAAAGCCAGGGGTTGCACCTCTAGCGAAAATGCAACAGATGCGCATAGAACTAAGGAAATTATAAAAATGAAACGTGTCATTTGATACTGACCCCCTTTTCTAAAAAGACCCTATACCAAAATTATATTATTCTTTGTGATAATATCTTTTTCTTTTTTAGAGTCTCTAAAAAATGCACATATTTGCTGCAGCTGTCTTCCATTGCTAACTGTGCTTAATTCTGTGTTTTTTTTATATATTTTTTAGTTTTATAGGGTGTCTCGAAAATC
It includes:
- a CDS encoding COG1470 family protein — encoded protein: MTRFIFIISLVLCASVAFSLEVQPLAFEKEVSPGEKILIPLKISSEVDQKVSLTLLKYTQREDGKHEFVEYEDSRDSVLNWFAFPEEVFLRAYYSANISVEVKVPYTARGTYVSVIMVEPEEEGAVTGITIKVRFAVLIVLRVSAPGLRQTYEIEDFDIIPDENKEPVLTVKFHNNSPLDYFASLDAAIRGPDGRTVEKVHLETGQSSSRGITQTWLVPDARVVFSEKISKILSTGKYKVHLYVNYGDRQRIVTKSFQIDREQFSLPEPKELYLLFERPDISLHLKPRSVKTELVSVTNKGKEPVDVSVALSEIRINYENSLLSWTTLRGKEEFSLSPGKSSKTVLTFKVPADAQEGAYYGKLVYTASKDATPIISRDFLLSLIIGEPTISATLLSIDIERGEDQEILFSALLENNGEVHLANIKGTYEIFNPGEIVPVFSGELEPSREGWILPEEKVIMAAILEGTLEEGNYILVLKVYDGENFVMQANTGFEIKNNTGDESQ